Proteins found in one Paenibacillus borealis genomic segment:
- a CDS encoding LLM class flavin-dependent oxidoreductase — protein sequence MAITISVLDQSPIYPGETPEEAFQHTVQLAQLSERLGFRRFWVSEHHDSEQVAGSSPEVLIAHLLAKTEKIRIGSGGIMLQHYSPYKVAENFNVLASLAPGRVDLGVGRAPGGLPRSTQALQQGDGEAPSLTDKIIQLEKYVHNRLEEDHPLAGLKAGPLPGTPPQLYVLGASVASAEIAAELGLPYVFSLFIGGDQAVALEAVRAYRSGFNTSSGKEPQVIIALAVIVADTEEEAKELGGAHKLIRIQLASGKKLTVATREQAEEFTRQSTEPYTLEEREPEVTKGTKESVREQLLALAEASGVEEFIVTTNVQPFDKRLRSFELLSEALAEVPAEASS from the coding sequence ATGGCAATTACAATCAGCGTATTGGACCAAAGTCCGATTTATCCCGGGGAGACGCCGGAAGAGGCCTTCCAGCATACGGTCCAGCTGGCGCAGCTGTCGGAGCGTCTCGGCTTCCGCCGGTTCTGGGTATCCGAGCATCATGATTCCGAGCAGGTGGCCGGTTCTTCCCCGGAGGTGCTGATCGCGCATCTGCTGGCTAAGACGGAGAAGATCCGGATCGGCTCCGGCGGAATAATGCTTCAGCATTACAGCCCGTATAAGGTTGCGGAGAACTTCAACGTGCTGGCTTCGCTGGCGCCGGGCCGTGTAGACCTGGGCGTCGGGCGCGCTCCAGGCGGGCTGCCGCGCAGTACGCAGGCGCTGCAGCAGGGAGACGGCGAAGCCCCTTCGTTGACCGATAAAATCATACAGCTGGAGAAATATGTACATAACCGGCTGGAGGAGGATCATCCGCTCGCCGGGCTGAAGGCTGGCCCGCTGCCCGGAACTCCGCCGCAGCTGTATGTACTGGGGGCCAGTGTCGCCAGTGCCGAAATCGCAGCAGAGCTGGGGCTGCCGTATGTATTCTCTTTGTTCATCGGCGGCGATCAGGCCGTGGCCCTGGAAGCGGTGCGTGCTTACCGCAGCGGCTTCAATACAAGCAGCGGCAAAGAGCCGCAGGTGATCATCGCACTGGCTGTAATTGTGGCCGATACGGAAGAGGAGGCCAAAGAGCTGGGCGGAGCGCATAAGCTGATCCGCATTCAGCTGGCCAGCGGGAAGAAGCTGACAGTAGCCACCCGTGAGCAGGCAGAGGAGTTCACGCGGCAGAGCACGGAGCCTTACACCCTGGAAGAACGGGAGCCTGAGGTTACGAAAGGAACGAAGGAATCGGTCCGCGAACAGCTGCTGGCGTTGGCGGAGGCCTCCGGCGTAGAGGAGTTCATCGTCACAACCAACGTGCAGCCCTTCGATAAGCGTCTGCGTTCTTTCGAGCTGCTGAGTGAGGCGCTGGCTGAAGTGCCGGCGGAGGCCTCATCATGA
- a CDS encoding transporter substrate-binding domain-containing protein → MKKTISLTTALALTLVIAGCGNNNAANSSNGGNVAEAAPQSSAEATTAAAEPAEVTKIVVGTGTAFPNVCFIDENGKLTGFDVELLKEIDTRLPEYEFEFQTMDFSNLLLSLETKKIDLVAHVMEKNPEREQKYSFNKEAYAHWRNRIIVAKGNDSIQTLDDLQGKKVLTGATSAQAQILENYNKEHGADSIKIVYQNGAANDTVNQIETGRVDATLAADFVLPIIDPQSKLQAVGGELSSADILYVFRKDDAPSQKLSDAIDGVIAELKTDGTLGKISTQWLGADVTSSAVQ, encoded by the coding sequence ATGAAGAAGACCATTTCGCTCACAACTGCATTGGCATTGACACTGGTGATTGCCGGCTGCGGTAACAATAACGCTGCGAACAGCAGCAACGGCGGGAATGTAGCGGAAGCTGCACCGCAGAGCAGTGCGGAGGCCACAACTGCAGCCGCAGAACCGGCAGAGGTCACTAAGATTGTGGTCGGTACAGGCACCGCTTTTCCTAATGTCTGCTTCATCGATGAGAATGGCAAGCTTACCGGGTTCGACGTTGAGCTGCTGAAGGAAATTGATACCCGTCTGCCGGAGTATGAGTTCGAATTCCAGACGATGGACTTCAGCAACCTGCTGCTGAGCCTTGAGACCAAGAAGATCGATCTGGTAGCCCATGTTATGGAGAAGAACCCGGAGCGGGAGCAGAAGTATTCTTTTAACAAAGAAGCTTATGCCCACTGGAGAAACCGCATTATTGTAGCCAAAGGCAATGATTCGATCCAGACACTGGACGATCTGCAAGGTAAAAAGGTGCTGACAGGCGCAACCAGCGCACAAGCGCAAATTCTCGAGAATTACAATAAGGAGCACGGCGCGGATTCGATCAAAATTGTCTATCAGAACGGTGCGGCCAATGACACGGTGAATCAGATTGAGACTGGGCGTGTAGATGCAACACTCGCTGCGGATTTCGTACTGCCGATTATTGATCCGCAGAGCAAGCTGCAGGCGGTTGGCGGCGAGCTGTCCTCTGCTGACATTCTGTATGTGTTCCGCAAGGATGATGCCCCGTCACAGAAGCTGTCGGATGCGATTGACGGAGTCATTGCGGAGCTGAAGACAGACGGCACGCTGGGTAAAATAAGCACGCAGTGGCTCGGAGCAGACGTCACTTCATCAGCAGTTCAATGA
- the solA gene encoding N-methyl-L-tryptophan oxidase has protein sequence MADHPVYDVIIVGAGSMGMSAGYHLARRGVRTLLIDAFDPPHTEGSHHGETRLIRHAYSGDPAYIDLALRAQVLWEEAEAESGTELLVPSGVLNLADSGVYSFAGRLAEAQKRKVRAEQLDAEEILRRWPALKLPESFEAMYEPDAGYLYSERCVTAYRQLALAHGAELLTNTPVLNVTAREGSVTVHTKNGEYHGAAAVLSAGAWFSSLSPFVSLPIKAIRKVVGWFGSTPDFEAGKFPGFTLGAEEGGFYGFPGIGGSGLKIGRHDTGEEWKPGEPLKPFGSLESDEGDLRRVLEAYMPGAAGKLLKGSVCKYEHTPDEDFIIDRHPVYSNVLLAGGFSGHGFKFSSVVGEILADLAVQGNTRQNIAPFALSRFNTGPDQPPSKLTLEGI, from the coding sequence ATAGCTGACCATCCCGTATATGATGTAATTATTGTCGGCGCAGGCTCGATGGGCATGAGTGCAGGCTATCATCTGGCCCGGCGCGGCGTGAGGACGCTGCTGATCGATGCCTTTGATCCGCCGCATACCGAAGGAAGCCATCACGGGGAGACCCGGCTGATCCGGCATGCCTACAGCGGAGATCCGGCCTATATTGACCTGGCGCTTCGTGCCCAGGTGCTATGGGAAGAGGCAGAAGCGGAGAGCGGGACGGAGCTGCTTGTTCCTTCGGGCGTGCTCAATCTGGCAGACAGCGGCGTGTATTCCTTCGCCGGCCGCCTAGCGGAAGCGCAGAAGCGGAAGGTCCGGGCCGAGCAGCTGGATGCGGAGGAGATCCTCCGCCGCTGGCCGGCGCTGAAGCTCCCGGAATCCTTCGAGGCGATGTATGAGCCGGATGCGGGTTACCTCTACAGCGAGCGGTGCGTAACAGCCTACCGGCAGCTTGCGCTGGCTCATGGTGCGGAGCTGCTGACGAATACACCCGTGCTGAATGTGACGGCCCGCGAAGGCAGTGTCACCGTTCACACGAAGAACGGTGAGTATCATGGAGCGGCTGCTGTTCTCAGCGCCGGCGCCTGGTTTAGTTCATTGTCGCCCTTTGTCAGCCTGCCGATTAAGGCCATCCGCAAGGTAGTAGGCTGGTTTGGGAGTACGCCGGATTTCGAGGCCGGGAAGTTCCCCGGCTTCACGCTGGGTGCTGAAGAAGGCGGGTTCTACGGCTTCCCCGGTATTGGCGGGTCGGGACTGAAGATCGGCCGTCATGACACTGGCGAGGAATGGAAGCCTGGCGAACCGCTGAAACCGTTCGGCAGTCTGGAGAGCGATGAAGGCGACCTCCGCCGCGTGCTGGAGGCTTATATGCCTGGCGCAGCAGGGAAGCTGCTTAAAGGCTCCGTCTGTAAATATGAGCATACGCCGGATGAGGATTTCATTATTGACCGCCACCCGGTCTACAGCAATGTGCTGCTGGCTGGAGGCTTCTCGGGGCATGGCTTCAAGTTCTCCAGTGTAGTCGGAGAGATCCTCGCAGATTTGGCTGTGCAGGGAAATACGAGGCAGAATATTGCGCCGTTTGCGCTGTCACGCTTCAATACCGGGCCTGACCAGCCACCATCGAAACTTACATTGGAGGGAATCTAA
- a CDS encoding amidohydrolase gives MTSEAAESAAQAVHELAWKDRLAQIRRHLHRHPELSNEEYETSEYITSLLKQAGVKIVDYGLKTGVIAEIGGLQDGPVIALRADIDALPIQEETGLPYASLHHGRMHACGHDFHTAALLGAVYQLKEQESRLKGTVRLLFQPAEEKAKGAQQIIAAGGLENVRAVIGMHNKPDLPVGTFGIKEGPLMAAADGFIAEVRGFGTHAAVPEAGIDPIVAASHIVTALQSIVSRNVSSLNSAVISVTQIHSGNSWNIIPETAVLEGTIRSFDETVRGTVLKRFEEVVAGVAAALGAEASVRWIGGPPPVINDALLARLGEETAANLGYTSVKPVPSPAGEDFAFYQQAVPGLFVFTGTAGSREWHHPAFDLDEAALPVGAAFFSDLAVRVLEHLSAEGGADHS, from the coding sequence ATGACAAGCGAAGCCGCAGAATCCGCTGCACAGGCAGTACATGAACTAGCATGGAAAGATAGATTGGCCCAGATCCGCCGTCATCTGCACCGGCATCCTGAACTATCTAATGAAGAATATGAAACTAGCGAATATATAACCTCACTGCTCAAGCAGGCGGGCGTGAAGATAGTGGATTACGGGCTGAAGACCGGAGTGATTGCCGAGATCGGCGGCTTGCAGGACGGTCCGGTGATTGCCCTTCGGGCCGATATTGATGCACTGCCGATTCAGGAAGAAACCGGGCTGCCTTATGCCTCGCTGCATCACGGCAGAATGCATGCCTGCGGGCATGACTTTCATACCGCGGCGCTGCTGGGGGCGGTTTATCAGCTGAAGGAGCAGGAGAGCCGCCTGAAAGGAACCGTGCGCTTATTGTTCCAGCCTGCCGAGGAGAAGGCCAAAGGCGCGCAGCAGATCATCGCTGCCGGAGGGCTGGAGAATGTCCGCGCGGTCATCGGGATGCATAATAAGCCAGATCTGCCGGTAGGAACATTCGGCATTAAGGAAGGGCCGCTGATGGCTGCCGCTGACGGTTTCATAGCGGAGGTCCGCGGGTTCGGAACCCATGCGGCAGTGCCGGAGGCCGGTATAGACCCTATAGTGGCGGCCTCGCATATCGTTACGGCGCTGCAATCCATCGTCAGCCGGAATGTGAGCAGCCTGAACAGTGCCGTCATCAGCGTTACGCAGATTCACAGCGGGAACTCGTGGAATATCATTCCGGAAACAGCGGTGCTGGAAGGGACGATCCGCTCTTTCGATGAAACGGTGCGCGGCACGGTGCTGAAACGGTTTGAAGAGGTAGTAGCAGGCGTTGCAGCCGCCTTGGGTGCCGAGGCCAGCGTGCGCTGGATTGGCGGACCGCCGCCGGTTATCAATGATGCGCTGCTGGCCCGGCTGGGAGAAGAAACGGCTGCGAACCTGGGCTATACCTCCGTGAAGCCGGTGCCCTCACCGGCCGGGGAGGATTTCGCCTTCTACCAGCAGGCGGTTCCCGGTTTATTTGTCTTCACCGGCACGGCCGGAAGCCGGGAATGGCATCATCCGGCGTTCGATCTGGACGAAGCGGCCTTGCCTGTGGGAGCAGCGTTCTTCAGCGATCTGGCGGTACGTGTACTTGAGCATCTCTCGGCTGAAGGGGGTGCGGATCATAGCTGA
- a CDS encoding amino acid ABC transporter permease, which translates to MGAPFDLSFVFSFLPKLLTTLSTTLLIVACSLLAGVIVGFIIALPRLYKVPVLKTLAEVYISFFRGTPILIQLFLFYYGLPEVLKLVNVDMTRTPVLVFVILTYGLHTGAFMSEMIRASVTAVDKGQVEAAYATGMTSYQAFTRIVLPQALGIAIPVFSNLVIALLKDTSLAFTLGVMEMTGKAQTLGSVTQHFIETYIALALIYLVISFTIEKLLLVAEHRLLRHEAQGSPVKRKFSLQKKASYRHIIADMGPGKGGGA; encoded by the coding sequence ATGGGTGCACCGTTTGATCTTAGTTTTGTATTCTCTTTTCTGCCTAAGCTGCTGACTACGCTGAGCACAACACTGCTGATCGTAGCCTGCTCGCTGCTGGCAGGTGTGATTGTCGGATTTATCATTGCCCTTCCCCGCCTGTACAAGGTGCCGGTCCTGAAGACCTTAGCCGAGGTGTACATCTCATTCTTCCGGGGAACGCCGATTCTGATTCAATTGTTCCTGTTCTATTACGGTCTGCCTGAGGTACTGAAGCTGGTAAATGTCGATATGACGCGGACGCCGGTGCTTGTATTCGTGATTCTGACCTACGGTCTGCATACGGGGGCGTTCATGTCGGAGATGATCCGCGCTTCGGTAACGGCTGTCGATAAAGGCCAGGTGGAAGCGGCCTACGCCACGGGGATGACCTCTTATCAGGCTTTTACCCGTATCGTATTGCCCCAGGCGCTGGGAATTGCGATTCCGGTATTCTCGAACCTGGTCATTGCGCTGCTGAAGGATACTTCGCTGGCGTTCACGCTTGGCGTGATGGAAATGACGGGTAAGGCGCAGACTTTGGGCAGCGTGACCCAGCATTTTATTGAAACCTATATTGCACTTGCACTTATCTATCTCGTAATCAGCTTTACTATCGAGAAGCTGCTGCTGGTGGCGGAGCACCGGCTCCTCAGGCATGAAGCCCAGGGCAGTCCGGTGAAGCGGAAATTCAGTCTGCAGAAAAAAGCGTCCTACCGCCATATCATTGCGGACATGGGACCGGGTAAAGGAGGCGGCGCGTAA
- a CDS encoding amino acid ABC transporter ATP-binding protein: protein MIKLANISKSFGRHQVLNNIDLKVSKGEVVVILGPSGSGKTTLLRCVNYLEKPSGGEISIGEFKLDCRHARKKEIHQLRQKTAMVFQQYNLFRHKTALENVMEGLLIVKKLPKEEARKRSIALLEKVGLGSKLDAYPSQLSGGQQQRVGIARALALEPEVILFDEPTSALDPELVGEVLAVIRKIAKEGITMIVVTHEMGFARDVANHVVFMDGGVIVEEGTPTEVFNHPREERTKQFLKRITPELNYSI, encoded by the coding sequence ATGATTAAGCTGGCGAATATATCGAAGTCCTTCGGGCGCCATCAGGTGCTGAACAATATTGATCTTAAGGTGTCCAAAGGGGAGGTTGTGGTTATTCTCGGCCCCAGCGGCTCCGGCAAAACAACCCTGCTGCGCTGTGTGAATTATCTGGAGAAGCCAAGCGGCGGTGAAATCTCGATCGGTGAGTTCAAGCTGGACTGCCGGCATGCCCGCAAGAAGGAGATTCACCAGCTGCGGCAAAAAACGGCTATGGTCTTCCAGCAGTACAATCTGTTCCGCCACAAAACAGCGCTGGAGAATGTAATGGAAGGGCTGCTGATCGTCAAGAAGCTTCCGAAGGAGGAAGCTAGGAAGAGAAGCATCGCACTGCTGGAAAAGGTCGGCTTAGGAAGCAAGCTGGATGCTTATCCAAGCCAGCTGTCCGGCGGCCAGCAGCAGCGGGTTGGCATTGCCCGGGCGCTGGCGCTTGAGCCGGAAGTGATTCTGTTCGACGAGCCAACCTCTGCACTCGATCCGGAGCTGGTAGGCGAAGTGCTTGCGGTGATCCGCAAAATTGCCAAGGAAGGCATCACGATGATTGTGGTGACGCATGAGATGGGTTTTGCCCGCGATGTGGCGAATCATGTGGTGTTCATGGACGGCGGCGTGATTGTCGAAGAAGGCACACCCACCGAGGTGTTCAACCATCCACGTGAAGAACGAACGAAGCAGTTCCTGAAGCGGATTACACCGGAGCTGAACTATTCCATCTAG
- a CDS encoding LLM class flavin-dependent oxidoreductase: protein MTKPRQLKLGALLHGVGGSTSMWRHPDAKPDASVNFELYKEWVRKAEEGKLDLIFIADGLFINEKSIPHFLNRFEPLTILSALAAVSSRIGLVGTLSTSYSEPFTVARQFGSLDVISGGRAGWNVVTSPLEGSALNYSKKEHPDHGKRYRIAAEYLEVARGLWDSWEDDAFVRNKETGVFFDPEKVHTLDHQGEFFSVKGPLNIARSKQGQPVIFQAGSSEVGKDYASGVADAVFTGHDTLESAQEFYKDVKTRVASFGRNPEEVLIFPGIAPILGATPEEAERKYQEVAGLVTIENALNYLGRFFEHHDFSQYPLDEPFPDVGDLGRNSFQSGTDKIKKDAREQGLTLRQVALQSATPRSSFIGTPEQVADQIQAWFEAGAADGFMLAAAVPNGLEEFVDLVVPILQERGLFRTEYESDTLRGNLGLPIPENRYTKASEPAGQV, encoded by the coding sequence ATGACTAAACCGAGACAATTGAAGCTGGGAGCACTGCTGCACGGTGTTGGAGGAAGCACCTCCATGTGGCGACATCCCGATGCGAAGCCTGATGCCAGTGTGAATTTTGAGTTATACAAGGAATGGGTGCGCAAAGCAGAGGAAGGCAAGCTGGATCTGATCTTCATTGCAGATGGTCTGTTCATCAACGAGAAATCGATCCCTCATTTCCTCAACCGATTCGAGCCGCTGACGATTCTTAGTGCACTGGCAGCGGTCAGCAGCCGCATTGGTCTAGTGGGAACCTTGTCCACCTCCTACAGTGAACCGTTTACTGTGGCCCGGCAATTCGGCTCACTGGATGTCATCAGCGGGGGGCGGGCCGGCTGGAATGTGGTGACCTCACCGCTCGAAGGCTCTGCGCTCAATTACAGCAAGAAGGAGCATCCGGACCATGGCAAACGGTACCGTATCGCTGCTGAATATCTGGAGGTAGCGCGCGGGCTGTGGGATTCCTGGGAGGATGATGCGTTTGTCCGCAATAAGGAGACAGGCGTCTTCTTCGATCCGGAGAAAGTGCACACGCTCGATCACCAGGGTGAATTCTTCTCTGTAAAGGGACCGCTCAATATCGCCCGCTCGAAGCAGGGGCAGCCGGTTATTTTCCAGGCAGGGTCCTCAGAGGTCGGCAAAGATTATGCATCAGGCGTAGCGGATGCTGTCTTCACGGGTCATGACACGCTGGAGTCCGCTCAGGAATTCTATAAGGATGTGAAAACCCGCGTAGCTTCATTCGGGCGCAATCCCGAAGAAGTGCTGATCTTCCCTGGAATAGCACCGATTCTGGGAGCTACCCCTGAGGAAGCGGAACGCAAATACCAGGAGGTTGCCGGTCTGGTGACGATCGAGAATGCGCTGAACTATCTGGGCCGCTTCTTCGAGCATCATGATTTCTCGCAGTATCCGCTGGATGAGCCTTTCCCGGATGTCGGTGATCTGGGCCGGAACAGCTTCCAGAGCGGCACGGACAAAATCAAAAAGGATGCCAGGGAACAGGGCTTAACCCTGCGGCAGGTGGCCTTGCAGTCTGCAACACCGCGCAGCAGCTTCATCGGAACTCCGGAGCAGGTGGCCGATCAGATTCAGGCCTGGTTCGAGGCCGGTGCAGCGGACGGCTTCATGCTGGCGGCAGCTGTACCAAATGGTCTGGAGGAATTCGTAGATCTGGTCGTTCCGATTCTACAGGAACGCGGACTGTTCCGTACCGAATACGAAAGCGATACGCTGCGGGGGAATCTCGGTCTGCCTATTCCAGAGAACCGTTATACTAAGGCTTCCGAACCGGCAGGGCAGGTGTGA
- a CDS encoding M20 metallopeptidase family protein: MRYSAVNPEPDIEAMMKYAGELEAELIAIRRDLHSHPELLYDVARTSGKVAALLESWGIEVRRNVGRHFGMGVTGTLRGTAGSGPVILLRADMDALPISELNELDYKSRNPGVMHACGHDAHTAMLLGAARTLAAFRHQLSGTVIFVFQPAEEGASRSPLDGRLLSGGRDMIEDGILEGVDQCYGLHVMPELAVGTLGIHPRYAMAASSHFTVKFRGTAGHHSAPHEAVDAIQMAARFVAEANGLMANGINPSEAAVLAFGTLRAGTAINVIAEHSELTGTFRAFSKSTVSRITEGLKRHAAAIAEAYGGSSSLELREGIAVVNDAFAVQQMLAAARKVLGDEQAYLLEQPSLAGEDFGWYLDQVPGAFAFIGCGNAGQGITHALHQPLFNIDEAVLVHGARVLVRLAAQDF; the protein is encoded by the coding sequence ATGCGGTACAGTGCAGTGAATCCGGAACCGGATATTGAAGCCATGATGAAGTATGCCGGTGAACTGGAGGCGGAGCTGATTGCGATCCGCCGTGATCTGCACAGCCACCCGGAGCTGCTCTACGATGTTGCCCGTACTTCAGGCAAGGTTGCCGCTCTGCTGGAGTCATGGGGAATTGAGGTGCGGCGGAATGTGGGCCGGCATTTCGGGATGGGAGTTACCGGGACGCTCCGGGGAACGGCAGGGAGCGGGCCGGTGATTCTGCTGCGGGCGGATATGGACGCGCTGCCGATTAGTGAGCTGAATGAGCTGGACTATAAGTCCAGGAATCCCGGCGTAATGCATGCCTGCGGACATGATGCCCATACGGCAATGCTGCTGGGCGCCGCCCGGACGCTGGCGGCATTCCGCCATCAGCTGAGCGGCACGGTGATCTTCGTCTTTCAGCCGGCGGAGGAAGGCGCAAGCCGCAGTCCGCTGGATGGCCGCCTCCTCTCCGGCGGCAGAGATATGATCGAGGACGGCATCCTGGAGGGAGTGGATCAGTGTTATGGGCTGCATGTGATGCCGGAGCTTGCCGTTGGAACGCTGGGTATACATCCCCGGTATGCCATGGCTGCCTCCAGCCATTTCACCGTGAAGTTCCGGGGCACCGCCGGACATCACAGCGCGCCGCATGAAGCGGTCGACGCTATCCAGATGGCAGCACGGTTTGTGGCCGAAGCCAACGGGCTGATGGCCAATGGGATTAATCCGTCGGAAGCAGCGGTGCTGGCCTTCGGGACATTGCGGGCCGGTACGGCGATCAATGTCATTGCTGAGCACAGTGAGCTGACCGGCACCTTCAGGGCTTTCTCGAAATCAACCGTCAGCCGGATTACGGAAGGGCTGAAGCGTCACGCGGCAGCAATTGCTGAAGCCTATGGCGGCAGCAGCAGCCTGGAGCTGCGCGAAGGTATCGCTGTGGTGAACGATGCCTTCGCAGTTCAGCAGATGCTTGCGGCAGCGCGCAAGGTGCTGGGAGATGAGCAGGCGTATCTGTTGGAGCAGCCGAGCCTGGCCGGGGAGGATTTCGGCTGGTATCTCGATCAGGTGCCTGGAGCGTTTGCCTTTATCGGCTGCGGCAATGCGGGACAGGGAATTACGCATGCGCTCCACCAGCCCCTGTTCAACATTGATGAGGCCGTGCTGGTACATGGCGCCAGAGTATTGGTGAGGCTTGCTGCACAGGACTTTTAA
- a CDS encoding GNAT family N-acetyltransferase: MSEVYRQAEGKDAQQLLDVTYRAYQLIRELGLHWPAATADLALIEDNIATNECYVLEIDGNVEATITLSKSGEVKAVTDLPFVKWFAVNPERSGKGYGGKLLDWVEEHIIHGKLGASAVTLATAQKHPWLVPMYERRGYERILELDAQNGDGIMYLMRKTLTAQPYYNLKGIER; this comes from the coding sequence ATGAGCGAGGTATACCGGCAGGCCGAAGGGAAGGATGCACAGCAGCTGCTGGACGTAACCTATCGTGCCTATCAGCTGATCCGCGAGCTTGGGCTGCATTGGCCGGCGGCAACAGCGGATCTGGCTTTAATTGAGGATAACATCGCCACCAATGAGTGTTATGTGCTGGAGATTGACGGCAACGTGGAGGCGACGATCACACTCTCGAAGAGTGGAGAGGTCAAGGCGGTAACCGATCTGCCTTTTGTGAAATGGTTCGCGGTGAATCCCGAGCGCAGCGGCAAAGGGTATGGCGGCAAGCTGCTGGACTGGGTGGAGGAGCATATTATTCACGGCAAGCTGGGTGCTTCTGCTGTGACCCTGGCTACGGCGCAGAAGCATCCCTGGCTGGTTCCGATGTATGAACGCCGGGGGTATGAACGGATTCTGGAGCTGGACGCGCAGAACGGTGACGGCATTATGTATTTGATGAGAAAGACACTTACCGCTCAACCATACTACAACCTAAAGGGGATAGAGAGATGA
- a CDS encoding DinB family protein: MSSVELTDYLNTHGQLVQALEGLSDEQLKWKAEPSSWSVTEVLAHLADHSIVVSFRIRDILADTKVQLPAFNQDAWVSGQHSNQGNAADSLELFRSLLQYNSLLLGRLSAGDWEKSGINFKGETVRIADIVRSFTAHVQTHLAQIERIKRGAQAVLSAQQAAL; this comes from the coding sequence ATGAGCAGTGTGGAGCTGACGGACTATTTGAATACGCACGGTCAACTGGTGCAGGCGCTGGAAGGCTTATCCGATGAGCAGCTGAAGTGGAAGGCAGAACCGTCCAGCTGGAGTGTAACCGAGGTACTGGCACATTTGGCTGACCACAGCATCGTGGTCTCTTTCCGTATCCGTGATATTCTGGCAGATACGAAGGTGCAGCTCCCGGCGTTCAATCAGGATGCCTGGGTCAGCGGACAGCACAGTAATCAGGGGAACGCCGCAGACAGCCTGGAGCTGTTCCGCAGCCTGCTGCAATACAATAGTCTTCTGCTCGGAAGGCTGAGTGCCGGTGATTGGGAGAAAAGCGGGATTAACTTTAAGGGGGAAACGGTGAGGATTGCCGATATCGTCCGCAGCTTCACCGCCCATGTGCAGACCCATCTGGCCCAGATCGAGCGGATTAAGCGGGGAGCGCAGGCCGTACTCTCTGCACAGCAAGCCGCTCTGTAA
- a CDS encoding amino acid ABC transporter permease: MKLDPSFIWTAFLQILGAIPTTLYITVVSVLAGFVIGIIVALIRIYKVPVLYPIAVGYVTFIRGTPMLTHLLLIYFGLPMIIDGLAVQFGWSFRSVSIPMIGFAYISFSITAGAYMSEVVRSGLLAVDRGQIEAAHSIGMSTPQALRRIVFPQALAASLPNLSNSVIGMLHGSTLAFTVSVVDINAQAQIVASTNWKFFEAYLAAALIFWGLTFLIERVTALIEKRINLYNRGGVA, encoded by the coding sequence ATGAAGCTGGACCCATCGTTTATCTGGACGGCGTTCCTGCAGATTCTGGGAGCCATTCCTACGACGCTGTATATCACGGTAGTCTCGGTACTGGCCGGCTTCGTAATTGGAATTATAGTGGCATTGATCCGGATTTATAAAGTACCTGTCCTGTATCCTATCGCGGTGGGGTATGTCACCTTCATCCGCGGTACCCCGATGCTGACCCATCTGCTGCTGATCTATTTCGGTCTGCCAATGATTATCGACGGGCTTGCTGTACAGTTCGGGTGGAGCTTCCGCTCGGTATCGATTCCGATGATCGGCTTCGCTTATATTTCCTTCTCGATCACGGCGGGGGCCTATATGTCCGAGGTGGTCCGTTCCGGCCTGCTGGCGGTGGACCGCGGTCAGATCGAAGCTGCCCATTCCATAGGGATGAGTACTCCCCAGGCGCTCCGGCGGATCGTATTCCCCCAGGCGCTGGCGGCGAGCCTGCCTAATCTGTCGAATTCCGTGATCGGAATGCTGCACGGGTCTACGCTTGCTTTTACCGTATCGGTCGTGGACATTAATGCCCAGGCGCAAATTGTAGCCTCAACGAACTGGAAATTCTTCGAAGCCTACCTGGCGGCGGCACTGATCTTCTGGGGGCTGACTTTCCTTATTGAACGGGTAACGGCCTTGATCGAGAAACGGATAAATCTGTATAACCGGGGTGGAGTCGCATGA